The DNA region AGGTCATGCGGCTCGATGCCTTGTGGGTGATCTCCACGCGCTCGCCATCCGCCGCGAAGAGCACGGTGTGATCACCGACCACATCGCCAGCGCGAACAGTGGCGAAACCAATGGTTTCGCGCGGACGGGCACCGGTCTGGCCTTCACGCCCATAGACCGCCACTTTCTCCAGATCACGCCCGAGCGCACTGGCGACGACTTCGCCCATGCGCAGGGCGGTGCCGGACGGTGCATCGACCTTGTGGCGGTGATGGGCCTCGATGATCTCGATATCCACGTCATCACCCAGCACACGGGCAGCCGTGTCGAGCAGCTTCAGGCAGAGGTTCACGCCGACGCTGTAGTTGGCGGCGAAGACGATCGGAATCTCCTTGGCCGCCGCGCTCAGCAACTCCTTCTCCTGCTGGGAGAAGCCGGTGGTGCCGATCACCATGGCCTTGCCTGCCTTGCGGCAGATTTCCAGGTTCTTGAGGGTCACGGTCGGGTGGGTGAAGTCGATCAGCACGTCGAACTCGTCGACCACCTTGCCCAGATCCCCCGACAGCGGCACACCGATACGGCCGAGGCCCGCCAGCTCACCGGCATCGGCCCCTACCAGGGTGCTGTCCGGGCGATCGATCGCGGCGGTCAGACCGGCACTACCGCCGGTCTGCTGGACCGCCTCGATCAGGATCTTGCCCATGCGCCCGGCGGCGCCCATCACTGCAATACGTCGCATACACAAAGCTCCAAGCTGCCAGCCTCAGGCCGCAGGCGCCGCTCGTCGAGCCTGCGCCTGCAGCCTGGGCCGGGATGTCAAAGATCGCCGAAGAAGCGTTTCATGCCTTCGAACCAGCTGCTGGCCTTGGGCGAATGGGAGCCGTCGTTCTGCAGGGACTTGCGGAACTCCTCGAGCAGCTCGCGCTGGCGCTTGTCGAGGTTGACCGGGGTCTCGACCACGACGCGACACATCAGGTCGCCCGCACCGCCACCACGCACCGGGGCCACGCCCTTGC from Pseudomonas tohonis includes:
- the dapB gene encoding 4-hydroxy-tetrahydrodipicolinate reductase, translated to MRRIAVMGAAGRMGKILIEAVQQTGGSAGLTAAIDRPDSTLVGADAGELAGLGRIGVPLSGDLGKVVDEFDVLIDFTHPTVTLKNLEICRKAGKAMVIGTTGFSQQEKELLSAAAKEIPIVFAANYSVGVNLCLKLLDTAARVLGDDVDIEIIEAHHRHKVDAPSGTALRMGEVVASALGRDLEKVAVYGREGQTGARPRETIGFATVRAGDVVGDHTVLFAADGERVEITHKASSRMTFARGAVRAALWLEGREASLYDMQDVLGLR